In Aedes albopictus strain Foshan chromosome 3, AalbF5, whole genome shotgun sequence, the following are encoded in one genomic region:
- the LOC109412770 gene encoding E3 ubiquitin-protein ligase Kcmf1-like isoform X1 — MSRIHLDISCDECGWNNFSGIRYACLVCEQYDLCEMCYCQRCSGQQHVAYHPMQAIFPKYPLFQDDREVAKDDLRLCCPYCGEKDLRVHEMFQHCQRFHSSDTIPVRCPICLMDEDRNRNLLQTSLLEHMLTRHKEYEHHAQDCTICMEPMVTTSNIEKLQCGHPFHSGCISNWLQNNDNCPLCRAPVRNRGKFIDDDEFLPM; from the exons ATGAGCAGAATACATCTAG ATATAAGTTGTGACGAGTGCGGGTGGAATAACTTTTCCGGAATCCGCTATGCTTGTCTGGTATGCGAACAATACGATTTGTGTGAGATGTGCTACTGTCAGCGCTGCAGCGGACAACAGCATGTAGCTTACCACCCGATGCAGGCGATCTTCCCGAAGTATCCCCTTTTCCAAGATGATCGCGAAGTCGCCAAAGATGATCTTCGGCTTTGCTGCCCTTACTGCGGCGAGAAAGATCTGCGTGTGCACGAAATGTTCCAACACTGTCAACGGTTCCACAGCTCAGATACCATTCCGGTTCGATGTCCGATCTGCTTGATGGATGAGGATAGAAACCGGAATTTGCTGCAGACTTCATTGTTGGAACATATGCTGACACGGCACAAGGAATACGAGCATCATGCCCAGGACTGTACGATCTGCATGGAACCGATGGTAACGACGAGCAATATTGAAAAGTTGCAGTGTGGCCACCCGTTTCATTCCGGCTGCATTTCGAATTGGCTGCAGAACAATGATAATTGCCCATTGTGTAGGGCGCCTGTTCGTAACCGTGGAAAATTTATTGATGACGACGAGTTTTTACCGATGTAA